One segment of Heteronotia binoei isolate CCM8104 ecotype False Entrance Well chromosome 18, APGP_CSIRO_Hbin_v1, whole genome shotgun sequence DNA contains the following:
- the PTRH2 gene encoding peptidyl-tRNA hydrolase 2, mitochondrial, which produces MDYLSKPGLFSLIAGVACGVCLGWGLRGRLFRAPKARMGMVANELGNEASIMGEGGEFKMVIVVRNDLKMGKGKVAAQCSHAAISSYKQVQRRNPELLKQWEYCGQPKVVLKTPDEETLLELLTEAKLLGLTVSLIQDAGRTQISPGCRTVLGIGPGPAEIVDKVSGHLKLF; this is translated from the coding sequence ATGGATTACCTTTCTAAACCTGGTCTCTTCAGCCTGATTGCCGGAGTCGCCTGTGGGGTATGCCTGGGCTGGGGCCTTCGGGGACGCCTCTTCCGTGCACCCAAAGCCAGAATGGGCATGGTTGCCAACGAACTAGGCAACGAAGCCAGCATCATGGGCGAAGGTGGGGAATTCAAGATGGTGATCGTGGTCCGTAACGACCTAAAGATGGGCAAGGGCAAAGTGGCTGCCCAGTGTTCCCacgctgccatttcctcctacaAGCAAGTTCAGCGCCGGAACCCCGAACTCCTGAAGCAGTGGGAGTACTGCGGCCAGCCAAAGGTGGTCCTGAAGACTCCCGATGAGGAAACTCTTCTGGAGCTCCTGACTGAAGCCAAATTATTGGGCCTGACGGTCAGCTTAATCCAGGATGCAGGACGCACTCAGATCTCCCCAGGCTGCCGGACTGTCCTGGGCATTGGGCCAGGACCAGCTGAGATAGTAGATAAAGTTTCTGGTCACTTAAAACTGttttaa